GAGATCATCACGCTTGTAAGCACCTGGCTTATTCCAACCTTTTTACTCATCGTATTATCCGTTGCAGTAATCAAAAGAGTTCCAGCATACGAATTATTTGTAGAAGGAGGTAAGGAAGGTGTCAAAATGGCATTTTCTTTGCTTCCTTTTTTGGTAGGTATGATTGTAGCGATTGCAATACTTCGCAGTTCAGGAGCATTGGAAGCATTGATTAACAGCATTACCCCACTGCTGCAACTGGTCGGCATACCAGCTGATATTATGCCACTTGCGTTAGTACGACCAATCTCTGGCACAGCTGCATTGGGCATGACAACCGAATTGATCGCAACACATGGTCCTGACTCGTTTATTGGGCGGTTAGCATCAACAATGCAAGGAAGTACAGATACAACACTCTACATATTAACTGTCTATTTTGGAGCGGTTGGAATAAAG
This region of Oceanobacillus sp. FSL K6-2867 genomic DNA includes:
- a CDS encoding spore maturation protein, producing the protein MEIITLVSTWLIPTFLLIVLSVAVIKRVPAYELFVEGGKEGVKMAFSLLPFLVGMIVAIAILRSSGALEALINSITPLLQLVGIPADIMPLALVRPISGTAALGMTTELIATHGPDSFIGRLASTMQGSTDTTLYILTVYFGAVGIKKMRYALKVGLLADLIAILSTIIIVKIVFG